Proteins from a single region of Hyalangium gracile:
- a CDS encoding serine/threonine protein kinase, whose product MAPTSHPWLPQGVILFSQGDVSYELIRELEISHHGESTVLARQRTGRSIGAQVVIKRLPLTQEDAATREHIRARLEEEVRLATYLQHPNIARLRGRHETREELFVVMDFVEGWSLNTLLTTSMMRGVRFSEAFVLHVGAEVASALHHAHTRLDSQGHPLHILHRDINPLRIILGPLGEVTLTDFGLAHSRLPGRQPTSLPRPRGNVYFAAPEALLGGTLDARSDLFSLGLVLLELATWHHLYNLDSTDWDALPQALTPPVKEQVLGALLTAVEAKLPDEVDELILRAATYAPQELERVLQPLSEPLRGILWRLLQRAPTARLPTAAALEAELRACLAALSTGYGAAEAAAEVRHSLAVARSHQEHVTPTEPGVFPDCIPLPPDELTTDSGRRA is encoded by the coding sequence ATGGCACCCACCTCACATCCCTGGCTGCCCCAGGGCGTCATCCTTTTCTCTCAGGGAGACGTCTCCTACGAGCTCATCCGGGAGCTGGAGATCAGCCATCACGGTGAGTCCACCGTGCTCGCGCGCCAGCGCACGGGCCGGTCCATCGGCGCGCAGGTGGTCATCAAACGCCTGCCGCTCACCCAGGAGGACGCCGCCACGCGGGAGCACATCCGCGCGCGTCTCGAGGAAGAGGTCCGCCTGGCCACCTACCTCCAGCACCCGAACATCGCGCGCCTGCGCGGCCGCCATGAGACGCGGGAGGAGCTCTTCGTCGTCATGGACTTCGTGGAGGGCTGGAGCCTCAACACGCTCCTCACCACCTCGATGATGCGCGGCGTCCGCTTCTCCGAGGCCTTCGTCCTCCACGTGGGCGCGGAGGTGGCCAGCGCCCTGCATCACGCCCACACCCGCTTGGACTCGCAGGGCCACCCGCTCCACATCCTCCACCGAGACATCAACCCCCTGCGCATCATCCTGGGGCCACTGGGAGAGGTGACGCTGACGGACTTCGGCCTGGCCCACTCGCGCCTGCCGGGCCGACAGCCCACCTCGCTCCCGCGTCCCCGGGGCAACGTCTACTTCGCCGCGCCCGAGGCCCTGCTCGGTGGAACCCTGGATGCGCGCTCGGATCTCTTCTCGCTGGGCCTGGTCCTCCTGGAGCTGGCCACGTGGCACCACCTCTACAACCTGGACTCGACGGACTGGGACGCGCTGCCCCAGGCGCTCACCCCTCCCGTCAAGGAGCAGGTGCTCGGCGCGCTACTCACCGCCGTCGAGGCGAAGCTGCCGGACGAGGTGGATGAGCTCATCCTCCGCGCCGCCACCTACGCACCCCAGGAGCTCGAGCGGGTGCTCCAGCCGCTGAGCGAGCCCCTGCGCGGAATCCTGTGGCGCCTGCTCCAGCGAGCTCCCACAGCCCGCCTACCGACAGCCGCGGCGCTGGAGGCGGAGCTGCGTGCCTGCCTCGCCGCGCTCAGCACCGGGTACGGCGCGGCCGAGGCCGCCGCGGAGGTCCGCCACTCCCTGGCCGTGGCCCGCTCGCACCAGGAGCACGTCACTCCCACGGAGCCCGGCGTCTTCCCGGACTGCATCCCCCTGCCTCCCGACGAACTCACCACGGATTCTGGCCGCCGCGCCTGA
- a CDS encoding DUF3396 domain-containing protein yields MSLTFYMQYPHEEIAGQVEHTLKTYLSTVGSESLGLYADDEGEWQDLDAAGWELIWRLLREAPSASVELQDASRLECRYRFEYLGKPRKIPPLFDKATAVSAVSFWLPTEFLEAQGPERVRELALNLAASLPFCSGHAGLSFNGALDMAGVDQRVASYCFRYPGLDIPDVSWRSWNLGTRVAGPYWLTFLGQPVLGELGGADGLRSHLLSPGTTVQELGGDRAVITLGAWPEAGDTERGDTLPAYRELARVLEPWLFREPNGLLAGLPREDVPRWERRFLD; encoded by the coding sequence TTGAGCCTCACCTTCTACATGCAGTACCCGCACGAAGAGATAGCCGGGCAGGTGGAGCACACATTGAAAACCTACCTGAGCACCGTAGGGTCTGAATCGCTCGGCCTCTATGCGGATGATGAGGGTGAGTGGCAGGATCTCGATGCCGCAGGATGGGAGCTGATCTGGCGCCTGTTGCGTGAAGCCCCATCGGCCTCCGTAGAGCTTCAGGACGCCTCCAGACTCGAGTGCCGATACCGATTCGAGTACCTGGGCAAGCCTCGGAAGATTCCTCCCCTTTTTGACAAGGCCACCGCCGTCAGCGCCGTGAGTTTCTGGCTCCCCACCGAGTTCCTGGAGGCCCAAGGCCCTGAGCGCGTGCGCGAACTGGCGCTGAACCTGGCTGCTTCCTTGCCGTTCTGCTCGGGCCATGCCGGACTGTCCTTCAATGGGGCGTTGGACATGGCTGGAGTCGACCAGCGTGTCGCCTCGTACTGTTTCCGCTACCCAGGCCTGGACATTCCCGACGTGAGTTGGCGCTCGTGGAATCTGGGCACTCGGGTCGCCGGCCCTTACTGGCTGACGTTCCTCGGGCAGCCTGTCCTCGGTGAGCTAGGCGGCGCTGATGGCTTGCGCTCCCACCTCCTCTCTCCTGGCACCACTGTCCAGGAACTGGGCGGTGACAGAGCCGTCATCACCCTGGGCGCGTGGCCCGAGGCGGGCGACACCGAGCGCGGCGACACCCTGCCCGCCTACCGCGAACTGGCTCGCGTGCTCGAACCCTGGCTCTTCCGCGAACCCAACGGATTGTTGGCCGGCCTGCCTCGCGAGGACGTTCCCCGCTGGGAGCGCCGCTTCCTCGACTGA
- a CDS encoding class I SAM-dependent methyltransferase: protein MSTKALPARLTWALELLDVKPGDRLLEIGCGRGVAVSAICERLERGRILAIDRSDVMIRAAEASNREAVASGKASFRATALADADFEGARFDKVFAVNVNLFWLEASAELAILRAVLAPRGALYLFYQPPTKEKLRPLGVQLTARLEDNGFRIASTRTATRGSAPLLCVVATKA, encoded by the coding sequence ATGAGCACGAAGGCACTCCCAGCGCGGCTGACATGGGCGCTCGAGCTGCTGGACGTGAAGCCCGGCGATCGCCTGCTGGAGATCGGCTGCGGTCGCGGCGTGGCCGTCTCCGCGATCTGCGAGCGGCTGGAGCGCGGGAGGATCCTGGCCATCGATCGCTCGGACGTGATGATCCGCGCGGCGGAGGCCAGCAACCGCGAGGCCGTGGCCTCGGGCAAGGCGTCGTTTCGCGCCACGGCGCTGGCCGACGCGGACTTCGAAGGAGCCCGGTTCGACAAGGTCTTCGCCGTGAACGTCAACCTGTTCTGGCTCGAGGCCTCGGCGGAGCTGGCCATTCTCCGAGCCGTCCTGGCCCCGCGCGGCGCGCTCTATCTCTTCTACCAGCCGCCCACGAAGGAGAAGCTGCGGCCCCTGGGCGTCCAGCTGACGGCCCGCCTCGAGGACAACGGCTTCCGCATCGCGTCCACGCGTACCGCGACTCGCGGCTCCGCGCCGCTGCTGTGCGTGGTGGCGACGAAGGCGTAG
- a CDS encoding PAS domain-containing sensor histidine kinase, whose product MTSSTRDEFKLLLDAIADPLVACDGAERIVHLSPSAERLLGWRDEELRGRPFTALVPERLHTVDGRSLLRYLLDRRPQLGGRPTLVPLRRHGGEELLLEVTTGHSHHQEDQRIVLSLRRLPEAPSFTPEPFVQDVSLKLWHDGHIGAARTFSVVDRHYQLIIENAPLGIFHFDKTPVITLCNDYFVRLIGSSKRLLIGLNLLTLRDERIIRCVRATLLGEHTHFEGDYSSVTARKLTPVRAHFAPCYDEQGQVNGGVGIIEDVTVQRRMEEERATQSVLVDTLLRAAPIGMAFLDPELRYVRVNDMLARLIHQPIEAHIGRRPHEMLGPRGDRLERLLRGVLDSGKPVEQFELNSQDFCDDGPPRIWAASFYPVRGGDGRLLGIGAMVEDITERRQAEQERARLYREAQEAVRVRDDFLTVASHELKTPLTPLSLRLASLERRLERGEPVDPAALRHARQHLLRLTALINDLLDASRIESGGLALHPQPTRLDVLTEHVIRVMEGAHDAEHRIVFHPGARSPQVLGDPYRLEQVISNLLENALKYSPNGGAIHVSLEPRGDLVLLAVRDPGIGIPADQQQHLFERYFRARNVSTHSYGGLGLGLYICRDIVERHGGRIWVESEVGRGSTFYVALPTLKQAPESLEQASGHSVH is encoded by the coding sequence GTGACATCCTCAACCCGTGATGAGTTCAAGCTGCTGCTGGACGCCATCGCCGACCCCCTCGTGGCGTGCGATGGCGCCGAGCGCATCGTCCACCTGTCCCCCTCCGCCGAGCGGCTGCTCGGCTGGAGGGACGAGGAGCTCCGCGGCCGGCCCTTCACTGCCCTCGTCCCCGAGCGCCTGCACACCGTCGATGGTCGCTCCCTGCTCCGCTATCTGCTCGACAGGCGGCCCCAGCTCGGCGGCCGCCCCACCCTCGTCCCCCTCCGGCGCCACGGCGGCGAGGAGCTGCTGCTGGAAGTCACCACGGGCCACTCCCATCACCAGGAGGACCAGCGCATCGTCCTGTCGCTGCGTCGCCTCCCCGAGGCCCCCAGCTTCACCCCCGAGCCCTTCGTCCAGGACGTCTCCCTCAAGCTCTGGCACGACGGCCACATCGGCGCGGCGCGCACCTTCAGCGTCGTCGATCGCCACTACCAGCTCATCATCGAGAACGCGCCGCTGGGCATCTTCCACTTCGACAAGACGCCCGTCATCACCCTGTGCAATGACTACTTCGTCCGCCTCATCGGCTCGTCCAAGCGGCTGCTCATCGGCCTCAACCTGCTCACCCTGCGGGACGAGCGCATCATCCGCTGCGTCCGCGCCACCCTCCTGGGCGAGCACACCCACTTCGAGGGGGACTACTCCTCCGTCACCGCCCGCAAGCTGACGCCCGTGCGCGCCCACTTCGCCCCCTGCTACGACGAGCAGGGCCAGGTGAACGGCGGGGTCGGCATCATCGAGGACGTCACCGTGCAGCGGCGCATGGAGGAGGAGCGCGCCACCCAGTCCGTGCTCGTGGACACGCTGCTGCGCGCCGCGCCCATCGGCATGGCCTTCCTGGATCCGGAGCTGCGCTACGTGCGCGTCAACGACATGCTGGCGCGCCTCATCCACCAACCCATCGAGGCGCACATCGGCCGCCGGCCTCACGAGATGCTCGGCCCCAGGGGCGACAGGCTGGAGCGGCTCCTCCGAGGCGTGCTCGACTCCGGCAAGCCGGTGGAGCAGTTCGAGCTCAACAGCCAGGACTTCTGCGACGACGGCCCGCCGCGCATCTGGGCCGCCAGCTTCTACCCGGTCCGCGGCGGCGACGGCCGCCTGCTGGGCATCGGCGCGATGGTGGAGGACATCACCGAGCGCAGGCAGGCCGAGCAGGAGCGCGCCCGGCTCTACCGCGAGGCCCAGGAGGCCGTGCGCGTGCGGGACGACTTCCTCACCGTCGCCTCGCACGAATTGAAGACGCCGCTCACGCCGCTCTCCCTGCGCCTGGCCAGCCTCGAGCGCCGGCTGGAGCGCGGCGAGCCCGTGGACCCCGCCGCCCTGCGCCACGCGCGCCAGCACCTGCTGCGCCTCACCGCGCTCATCAATGATCTGCTGGACGCCTCGCGCATCGAGTCCGGAGGGCTCGCGCTCCACCCACAGCCCACCCGGCTGGACGTGCTCACCGAGCACGTCATCCGCGTGATGGAGGGCGCCCACGACGCCGAGCACCGCATCGTCTTCCACCCGGGCGCCAGGTCGCCGCAGGTGCTCGGCGATCCGTACCGGCTGGAGCAGGTCATCTCCAACCTGCTGGAGAACGCGCTCAAGTACAGCCCGAACGGGGGCGCCATCCACGTGTCCCTGGAGCCACGCGGCGACCTGGTGCTGCTGGCCGTGAGGGACCCGGGCATCGGCATCCCCGCCGACCAGCAGCAGCACCTCTTCGAGCGCTACTTCCGGGCGCGCAACGTCTCCACGCACTCCTATGGAGGACTGGGGCTGGGGCTCTACATCTGCCGCGACATCGTCGAGCGTCACGGCGGTCGCATCTGGGTCGAGAGCGAGGTAGGCCGCGGCTCCACATTCTATGTCGCGCTGCCGACACTCAAGCAGGCCCCGGAGTCGCTCGAGCAGGCCTCGGGCCACTCCGTACACTGA
- a CDS encoding endonuclease/exonuclease/phosphatase family protein, whose translation MADTPLRIVSYNVRYFGHALRGLASTVGPKRRVSTAISSLDPLPDIVCLQEVETSSFRSSIAHRPSHPGETQLQAFMGRMEEIFGAQGREMPYDAFYFRAHHYKLGTFSLYTTGLAMLVNRRTLRVDRHNVDSPAQITYHHVERLKDRKQSRICAHMRLQRADDGRAFHVFNTHLSLPTPFAKEFWATKDKMGCGVNQLHEARKLVGLLTEHSQGEPFIVGGDFNSPPASPVFRYLCEEARLTCAQAAVGQIDPRAIRGFPTAGFMHMRMHLDHLFSGSGVRWLDMEETRPFGDTTSRFHGLSDHMPLIARFTLEDGVPASAPGTGAG comes from the coding sequence ATGGCCGACACACCCTTGCGCATCGTGAGCTACAACGTCCGCTACTTCGGTCACGCGCTCCGCGGGCTGGCGAGCACCGTCGGGCCGAAGCGGCGGGTCTCGACGGCGATCTCCTCGCTGGATCCGTTGCCGGACATCGTCTGCCTGCAAGAGGTGGAGACGAGCTCGTTCCGCAGCTCCATCGCGCACCGCCCGAGCCACCCCGGCGAGACGCAGCTGCAGGCCTTCATGGGCCGCATGGAGGAAATCTTCGGAGCGCAGGGGCGGGAGATGCCCTACGACGCGTTCTACTTCCGGGCGCACCACTACAAGCTGGGGACGTTCTCGCTCTACACGACGGGCCTGGCCATGCTGGTGAACCGCAGGACGCTGCGCGTGGACCGGCACAACGTGGACTCGCCGGCGCAGATCACCTACCACCACGTGGAGCGGCTGAAGGACCGGAAGCAGAGCCGCATCTGCGCGCACATGCGGCTGCAGCGGGCGGACGATGGGCGAGCCTTCCACGTCTTCAACACGCACCTGAGCCTGCCGACGCCGTTCGCCAAGGAGTTCTGGGCGACGAAGGACAAGATGGGGTGCGGGGTGAACCAGCTGCACGAGGCGCGCAAGCTGGTGGGGCTCTTGACGGAGCACTCGCAGGGCGAGCCGTTCATCGTGGGCGGAGACTTCAACTCGCCGCCGGCCTCGCCGGTGTTCCGCTACCTGTGCGAGGAGGCGCGCCTGACGTGCGCGCAGGCGGCGGTGGGGCAGATCGATCCGCGAGCCATCCGGGGCTTTCCGACAGCGGGCTTCATGCACATGCGGATGCACCTGGACCACCTTTTCTCGGGCAGCGGGGTGCGGTGGCTGGACATGGAGGAGACGCGGCCCTTCGGGGACACCACGAGCCGCTTCCACGGGCTGTCGGACCACATGCCGCTCATTGCGCGCTTCACGCTGGAGGACGGAGTGCCGGCCTCGGCGCCGGGGACGGGGGCGGGCTGA
- a CDS encoding zf-HC2 domain-containing protein, whose amino-acid sequence MSGMSDMGDDIHELVHAFADGELEPAEAESFRGHLATCEQCQVELQDILELGAVSAQLAATEKKASPAGEEAARPAEAARPVEAPRSSPAASRAFRPTWSRRRVGLTVVMGGVLAAAFALAVLRSPGDGSGGGDYETLALAPTRSMEARLSYPGASGWRPYGVKRSGSERTVEVVPLETQVKLEKAGDVHGLATTFLMRGERDRAFSYLGKLSTSPEVDSDRAVVALSKGELEQALTLLEGVLAKAPRHAPALWNRGLVLRELGLELVAAESFGQVAALNEPGWSDEAREHKASLERQGLERLNRWKAVRDAGKAMVEQGTPLSDAQVRDAPSVARRSLYLAVGSAPGAERVRALLPVAKALDAHYGGDVLRTYVERNAQRDFSQAATHEAGDAWFLMEAELRRAQAQLAGGESAQAEATLSAALSECEQQRLDSRCAELEQVLAGLYAAGNRLPEAREHALRGLRQARRINDADLEVRLLEDLGEIARLGGNAALSRAYLQESALRQPAH is encoded by the coding sequence ATGAGTGGCATGTCCGACATGGGTGACGACATCCATGAGCTCGTGCACGCCTTCGCGGACGGGGAGCTGGAGCCCGCCGAGGCTGAGTCCTTCCGCGGGCACCTGGCTACTTGCGAGCAGTGTCAGGTGGAGCTGCAGGACATCCTGGAGCTCGGAGCCGTGAGCGCGCAGCTGGCCGCGACGGAGAAGAAGGCATCCCCGGCGGGAGAGGAGGCGGCGCGACCAGCGGAGGCGGCCCGGCCGGTGGAGGCACCGCGCTCTTCCCCTGCCGCGTCCCGTGCCTTTCGTCCCACCTGGAGCCGCCGCCGTGTCGGGCTCACCGTCGTGATGGGCGGGGTGCTGGCCGCGGCCTTCGCCCTGGCCGTGCTCCGCAGCCCCGGTGACGGCTCGGGGGGAGGGGACTACGAGACGCTCGCGCTGGCGCCCACACGCTCGATGGAGGCGCGGCTGAGCTACCCGGGGGCCAGCGGCTGGCGGCCGTACGGCGTGAAGCGCTCCGGCAGCGAGCGGACCGTGGAGGTCGTGCCGCTGGAGACGCAGGTGAAGCTGGAGAAGGCGGGTGACGTGCACGGCCTGGCCACCACCTTCCTGATGCGCGGTGAGCGGGATCGGGCCTTCTCGTACCTGGGCAAGCTCTCCACCTCGCCCGAGGTGGACAGCGACCGTGCGGTGGTGGCGCTCTCGAAGGGCGAGCTCGAGCAGGCGCTCACCCTGCTGGAGGGCGTGCTGGCGAAGGCGCCTCGTCACGCTCCGGCGCTGTGGAACCGGGGCCTGGTGCTGCGCGAGCTCGGGCTCGAGCTGGTGGCCGCGGAGAGCTTCGGCCAGGTGGCGGCGCTCAACGAGCCTGGCTGGAGCGACGAGGCCCGGGAGCACAAGGCGTCGCTGGAGCGCCAGGGGCTGGAGCGCCTCAACCGGTGGAAGGCCGTCCGGGATGCCGGCAAGGCCATGGTGGAGCAGGGCACTCCGCTATCCGACGCGCAGGTGCGCGATGCCCCGTCCGTGGCTCGCCGTTCCCTGTACCTGGCGGTCGGCTCCGCGCCTGGCGCCGAGCGTGTGCGCGCGCTGCTCCCCGTGGCGAAGGCCCTGGATGCGCACTACGGCGGCGACGTGCTGCGAACCTATGTCGAGCGCAACGCGCAGCGAGACTTCTCCCAGGCCGCCACGCACGAGGCGGGGGACGCGTGGTTCCTGATGGAGGCGGAGTTGCGGCGGGCCCAGGCGCAGCTGGCCGGCGGTGAGAGCGCCCAGGCGGAGGCCACGCTGAGCGCCGCGCTCTCCGAGTGTGAGCAGCAGCGGCTGGACTCGCGCTGCGCCGAGCTGGAGCAGGTGCTGGCCGGGCTCTACGCGGCCGGGAACCGGCTGCCCGAGGCGCGTGAGCACGCCCTGCGTGGCCTGCGCCAGGCCCGGCGCATCAACGACGCGGACCTCGAGGTGCGGCTGCTGGAGGACCTCGGCGAGATTGCCCGACTGGGAGGCAACGCCGCCCTGTCGCGCGCCTACCTCCAGGAGTCAGCGCTGCGCCAGCCGGCGCACTGA
- a CDS encoding serine/threonine-protein kinase: MSAQPDPSNLPPGTSIQAWRVVAKLGQGSYGAVYHVQLEGQDFALKIAHHRAGSADTARTDARIRRELACLSLVNHPHIVRVWSHGRWSNPREGFFFLVEDYVEGYTLAEWMEHAQPTFRQVAALMESVADALEVPHKQGIFHRDLKPSNILVRKKDDAPVITDFSVGDHPLAEDLTEGPIPPGTRRYRSPEALRFERQHPHPPEARYAFQVTDELFALGATLYDILTDPLPTGRHPRLPLNNDALPPPSPIKVNPRVPPALSDLTMALLDPNPHLRPPSVGALRRMLGELKADPGEAWDALVYPPLARRTAASPPPEARKDPRRPWWPWVAVLGAAVLALLLAAILFAARADPPTESPAAHAPQQPSLGSTSPLSQKETNAVSNSRSTPEASSPVTAEPKPQQPQLPIPPKPSLKRCAALAGALAFLEVGCATVQLRPEPGECPDNAIKAMRKFHQPNMGMAAVRIWPDARRKGDTEGLGAYENGPITGVFDLESSPDEFPDGTLLDGHLWVSAPGDRIFGRFTRARLPDGSSVPLCMELCENEDDWGIHKRGPGPREGTVMMYHHVGACFTDRWH; this comes from the coding sequence ATGAGCGCGCAACCGGACCCCTCGAACCTCCCACCTGGCACGTCCATCCAGGCGTGGCGCGTGGTGGCGAAGCTCGGCCAGGGCTCCTACGGAGCCGTGTATCACGTCCAGTTGGAGGGGCAGGACTTCGCCTTGAAGATCGCCCACCACCGCGCGGGCAGCGCGGACACGGCGCGGACGGACGCCCGCATCCGCCGAGAGCTGGCCTGCCTGAGCCTGGTCAACCACCCTCACATCGTCCGGGTGTGGAGCCACGGACGTTGGTCGAATCCCCGCGAGGGCTTCTTCTTCCTCGTGGAGGACTACGTGGAGGGCTACACACTGGCCGAGTGGATGGAGCATGCCCAGCCCACCTTCCGCCAGGTTGCCGCGCTCATGGAGTCCGTAGCCGACGCGCTGGAGGTCCCCCACAAGCAGGGAATCTTCCACCGCGACCTCAAGCCCTCCAACATCCTGGTGCGCAAGAAGGATGACGCCCCCGTCATCACCGACTTCAGCGTGGGCGACCACCCGCTGGCGGAGGACCTGACGGAAGGGCCCATCCCGCCCGGCACCCGGCGCTACCGCAGCCCGGAGGCCTTGAGGTTCGAGCGCCAGCACCCGCACCCGCCCGAGGCGCGCTACGCGTTTCAGGTGACGGATGAGCTCTTCGCGCTCGGCGCCACGCTGTACGACATCCTCACCGACCCGCTCCCCACTGGACGTCACCCTCGCCTGCCGCTCAACAACGACGCGCTGCCACCGCCCTCGCCCATCAAGGTCAACCCCCGCGTTCCCCCCGCGCTGAGTGATCTGACCATGGCCTTGCTGGACCCGAACCCCCACCTTCGGCCACCGAGCGTCGGCGCCTTGCGCCGCATGCTGGGGGAGCTAAAAGCAGACCCGGGCGAGGCGTGGGATGCGCTGGTGTACCCGCCCTTGGCCCGGCGCACGGCGGCCTCACCTCCTCCCGAAGCTCGAAAGGACCCGCGCAGACCCTGGTGGCCGTGGGTCGCGGTGCTGGGAGCCGCGGTGCTGGCCCTGCTCTTGGCGGCCATCCTCTTCGCCGCGCGCGCGGATCCCCCGACGGAGTCACCAGCCGCTCACGCCCCACAGCAGCCCTCCCTGGGCTCTACCTCCCCTCTCTCTCAGAAGGAGACCAACGCCGTGAGCAACTCTCGGAGCACCCCGGAAGCCTCTTCCCCCGTGACAGCGGAGCCCAAGCCCCAGCAGCCGCAGCTCCCCATCCCTCCCAAGCCGAGCCTCAAGCGATGTGCCGCCTTGGCAGGCGCGCTCGCGTTCCTGGAAGTGGGCTGCGCCACCGTCCAGCTGCGGCCTGAACCCGGTGAGTGCCCCGACAACGCCATCAAGGCCATGAGGAAGTTCCATCAACCCAACATGGGCATGGCAGCGGTCCGAATTTGGCCTGACGCGAGGCGGAAGGGAGACACGGAAGGACTGGGCGCCTATGAAAACGGCCCCATCACCGGCGTATTTGACCTCGAGTCCAGCCCTGACGAGTTCCCAGACGGGACGCTGCTGGATGGGCACCTGTGGGTGAGCGCTCCGGGGGACCGGATCTTCGGACGGTTCACTCGTGCCCGCCTGCCGGATGGCTCGAGCGTCCCTCTCTGCATGGAGCTGTGCGAGAACGAAGATGATTGGGGCATCCATAAGCGAGGACCCGGCCCCCGTGAAGGCACGGTCATGATGTACCACCACGTAGGTGCCTGCTTCACCGACCGCTGGCACTGA
- a CDS encoding J domain-containing protein — protein MVHVLFFSDSQVRDKLFALVDGTRGLLLVKGVRHGKNMRPPEEREPFDTLDASFGHSVTQVIVADEGSIEGMWRDPLNDLGARLYPRDKEQAYAAASNYLLLENGRPRAIIRKRETPREELWFIQEALSQLSPRIPPPDPSRKPGGPRRSRVPKASRRPPVSEATPPRGTRAYSHAEPDFEPEPEPPPPPPAQKDPWTVLGIAPGTSKDEARRAFRALVAQYHPDKVAHLAPEFQELAERKTRELLQAWEQLEKELS, from the coding sequence GTGGTGCACGTCCTCTTCTTCTCCGACAGCCAGGTGCGCGACAAGCTCTTCGCCCTCGTGGACGGGACTCGCGGGCTGCTGCTCGTGAAGGGTGTCCGCCACGGCAAGAACATGCGCCCCCCCGAGGAGCGCGAGCCCTTCGACACCCTCGACGCCAGCTTCGGCCACTCCGTCACCCAGGTCATCGTCGCCGACGAGGGCTCCATCGAGGGCATGTGGCGCGATCCCCTCAACGACCTCGGCGCCCGGCTCTACCCTCGCGACAAGGAGCAGGCCTACGCCGCGGCCAGCAACTACCTCCTGCTCGAGAACGGCCGGCCTCGCGCCATCATCCGCAAGCGCGAGACTCCTCGCGAGGAGCTCTGGTTCATCCAGGAAGCCCTCAGCCAGCTCTCCCCGCGCATCCCCCCGCCGGATCCCTCCCGCAAGCCGGGCGGCCCCCGCCGCTCACGCGTCCCCAAGGCCTCACGCCGCCCGCCCGTCTCCGAGGCCACTCCGCCCCGAGGCACCCGCGCCTATTCCCATGCCGAGCCGGACTTCGAGCCCGAGCCCGAGCCGCCTCCGCCCCCGCCCGCCCAGAAGGATCCGTGGACGGTGCTCGGCATCGCTCCCGGCACCTCCAAGGACGAGGCCCGTCGTGCCTTCCGCGCCCTCGTGGCCCAGTACCACCCGGACAAGGTCGCCCACCTCGCCCCCGAGTTCCAGGAACTGGCCGAGCGCAAGACGCGCGAGCTCCTCCAGGCCTGGGAGCAGCTCGAGAAGGAGCTCTCCTGA
- a CDS encoding DUF2381 family protein: protein MSLPSTAWLACACLLWAAATPAQPRAPRERKERQASLLRDPAEPVPQVRVAAGVLTSLSFNAPLARAQAEDHERFHRLDLGERALYLKPALDLAATERLALHLTFVDGRKAVLLLISHPTEVDARVDFVLPERSAEACERELASTLARYEARSRELEKIQGQCAETGPALLALAGSFQREIRRKILPTSDSPALLRFSKGWAYRLRGWMVLTGRVTNTGTAPWMPVRAHLTPAEPGVQVRVVFPTKAALRAGAGADIAIEVKVPGELLAPSTLHDLTLCDGAQERCLSVPDLELE, encoded by the coding sequence ATGTCCCTACCCAGCACTGCCTGGCTCGCGTGCGCGTGCCTGCTGTGGGCGGCCGCCACGCCTGCCCAGCCCCGCGCGCCACGCGAGCGGAAGGAACGGCAGGCCTCCCTCCTGCGCGACCCCGCCGAGCCCGTGCCCCAGGTGCGAGTGGCCGCTGGCGTGCTCACCTCCCTGTCCTTCAATGCCCCGCTGGCGCGCGCCCAGGCGGAGGACCACGAGCGCTTCCACCGCCTGGACCTGGGCGAGCGCGCCCTCTACCTCAAGCCCGCCCTCGACCTGGCCGCCACCGAGCGCCTGGCCCTCCACCTCACCTTCGTGGATGGCCGCAAGGCCGTGCTCCTCCTCATCTCCCACCCCACCGAGGTGGATGCACGGGTGGACTTCGTCCTCCCGGAGCGCTCCGCGGAAGCCTGCGAGCGCGAGCTGGCCTCCACGCTCGCCCGCTACGAGGCACGGAGTCGCGAGCTGGAGAAGATTCAGGGCCAGTGCGCGGAGACCGGCCCGGCCCTCCTGGCGCTGGCCGGAAGCTTCCAGCGCGAAATCCGACGGAAGATCCTACCCACCAGTGACAGTCCGGCCCTGCTCCGCTTCTCCAAGGGATGGGCGTACCGTCTGCGCGGCTGGATGGTGCTGACCGGGCGCGTGACGAACACGGGCACTGCGCCCTGGATGCCCGTCCGAGCCCACCTCACGCCCGCCGAACCTGGCGTACAGGTGCGGGTGGTGTTCCCCACGAAGGCCGCTCTGCGTGCCGGAGCGGGGGCAGACATCGCCATCGAGGTGAAGGTCCCCGGTGAGCTCCTCGCTCCGAGCACACTGCATGACCTGACGCTGTGTGACGGCGCGCAGGAGCGCTGCCTGTCCGTTCCCGACCTGGAGCTCGAGTAG